The DNA window ATTTAAAATAAAACTAATTAATATAAATTTTTAAGGAGAGGATATTATGAATAGGTATGTTTTAAATGAAACAAGTTATTTTGGGCTGGTTGTAGAACTGAACTTGCAACTGAAGTTAAAACTAAAGGATACAAAAAGGTTCTTTTAGTAAGTGACGGAGTATTAGCAACTTGTGGGGTTTTAGATAAAGTTAAAGATGTTCTTAACAAAGCTGAAATACAATATGATGAATTTTTAGAAATTAAACAAAATCCAACTATTAAAAACTGTAAAGATGGTTTGGAAGCTTTTAAGAAATCAGGAGCTGACTTCATTGTTGCAGTAGGTGGAGGTTCAGTTATGGATACTTCAAAAGCTATTGGAATAGTATATAATAATCCAAGCTTTGCAGATATAAAATCACTTGAAGGAGTACCTAATACAACTAAGAGAAGTGTACCTATTATTGCTCTTCCAACAACTTGTGGAACAGCAGCAGAGGTAACAATTAACTATGTTATAACAGTTGCTTCAACTGGAATGGATGCTCTAACACATGCAATTGAAGGATATATAACAAAAGGAGCACATGTACTTTCAGATATGTTTGAAGTACAAGCTATTGAATTAATTGCTAAACATCTAAGAGGAGCTGTAAAAGATAAAAATATTGTAGATATGGAAGGAATGAGCATAGGACAATATGTTGCAGGAATGGGATTTAGTAATGTTGGATTAGGAATAGTTCACTCTATGGCTCACCCACTTGGTGGAGTTTATGATATTGCACATGGAGTAGCTAATGCACTTCTATTACCAATAGTTATGGAATATAATATGCCAGTTTGTATAGATAAATATGGAAATATTGCAAAGGCAATGGGAGTGGATACTTCAAATATGTCTAAGGAAGAGGCAGCAAAAGCTGCAGTAGATGCAGTTAGACAATTAGCGATAGATGCAAATATTCCTCAAACATTGAGAGAGTTAAATATACCTAAAGAAGGTTTACCTAGATTAGCAAAAGATGCTTTAGTTGATGTTTGTACAGATGGAAATCCAAGAGAAGTTACTTATGAAGATATTTTAAAATTATATGAAATAGCATATTAAAAAATATGGGAGCTGTTAGTTTTTTTGACAGCTCCTTTAATAATTTTTATCCATTAATTCCAGACATTAAAATGTCATTATTTTCATCTATTTTAATATTAGCAAGATGTCCAAAAAGATAATCTGGCTCACAATCTAAATCAAAATTACAATTTATATTTTTTTCATCTTCTATATAAAAATTAATATATGTGATATACAATGAATTAGTAAATTCTTCTTCTGTAAGAGGAGCTGAAAACTCTAAATTACCAATTTTAGCTTTTCCTTTTTTAGAAAGTTCTTTTTCAATTTCATCATTTAAGCCATAGAATATTCCCTCATCTTCAATAAAAGTTTTACATATTAACTTTTTATTTTCATTTATCCAATTTAATTTTTCTTCAATTAATTTTAATGAAGTTTTATAAAAATCAATATCATCAGCATAATCAGAGTTAAACTCTATTGAAATATCAATATTATTTCTATTCCAAAGATTAATTAATCCACTTATTTCAAAATCATCTTCAATAAAAATTTTTGAAAAAAAATTACTATTTTCAAAGACTTTTTTTATTTCTTTTAAATCCATAGAAAGCCTCCTAAAATTTAATAATTACAGAAATTATAACATATATAAAGTTTTATTTATAGTAATTAATAAAAAAATAAGTGAGTTACATTCCAGATTTTATCCATTAAGAAATCTGGCTAGTAACAAACTATTTTCTATTAAAAATAAAAATTTTTATTAAAGTAAAGAAAATGTGGTTGACAAGAAAATATAAAAAGTTTATAATAACTAAGTTATAATTATAAAATAATTAAAAAATAAGAAAGGAGGATAAAATGCCTACTCTAAGTCAATTAGTAAAAAAAGGAAGACAAACATTAACTGAGAAGAAAAAATCTCCAGCTTTACAAGGTAACCCACAAAGAAGAGGGGTTTGTATAAGAGTATATACAACTACACCTAAAAAACCTAACTCAGCTTTAAGAAAAGTTGCCAGAGTAAAATTAACAAATGGAATCGAAGTTACTTGTTATATTCCTGGTGAAGGACATAACTTACAAGAACACTCAATCGTTCTAGTAAGAGGTGGAAGAACAAAGGATTTACCAGGGGTTAGATATAAAATCATTAGAGGTGCATTAGATACTGCTGGTGTTGCAAAGAGAAAACAAGGTAGATCTAAGTACGGAGCTAAAAACGCATAATAAACAATAAAGGAGGTGTAAAATTTAATGTCAAGAAGAAGAGCTGCGGTAAAAAGAGATGTTTTACCTGATTCAAGATACTCTGATAAAGTTGTTACTAAAGTAATTAACTCAATAATGCTAGATGGGAAAAAATCAATAGCTGAAGGAATATTCTACTCAGCAATGGATTTAATAAAAGAAAAAACTGGTCAAGAAGGATATGATATTTTCAAACAAGCATTAGAAAATATTAAACCTCAAATAGAAGTTAGATCTAGAAGAATTGGAGGAGCTACTTACCAAGTTCCAGTTGAAGTTAAAGCTGATAGACAACAAACACTTGCTATAAGATGGTTAACTACTTATACAAGAGCAAGAAAAGAATATGGAATGATAGAAAAACTTGCAGCAGAATTAATTGCAGCAGCAAATAATGAAGGTGCAACTATTAAGAAAAAAGAAGATACTTA is part of the Fusobacterium nucleatum genome and encodes:
- the rpsG gene encoding 30S ribosomal protein S7, whose translation is MSRRRAAVKRDVLPDSRYSDKVVTKVINSIMLDGKKSIAEGIFYSAMDLIKEKTGQEGYDIFKQALENIKPQIEVRSRRIGGATYQVPVEVKADRQQTLAIRWLTTYTRARKEYGMIEKLAAELIAAANNEGATIKKKEDTYKMAEANRAFAHYRV
- the rpsL gene encoding 30S ribosomal protein S12, with the translated sequence MPTLSQLVKKGRQTLTEKKKSPALQGNPQRRGVCIRVYTTTPKKPNSALRKVARVKLTNGIEVTCYIPGEGHNLQEHSIVLVRGGRTKDLPGVRYKIIRGALDTAGVAKRKQGRSKYGAKNA
- a CDS encoding DUF2262 domain-containing protein, with product MDLKEIKKVFENSNFFSKIFIEDDFEISGLINLWNRNNIDISIEFNSDYADDIDFYKTSLKLIEEKLNWINENKKLICKTFIEDEGIFYGLNDEIEKELSKKGKAKIGNLEFSAPLTEEEFTNSLYITYINFYIEDEKNINCNFDLDCEPDYLFGHLANIKIDENNDILMSGING